TCTCCACAAAAAAAGACAAATTACAACATATCACTTATCCGGTTGCAACTCTCGACAAAGCCGGATCCAAACACGTCAAAGTCATCGTGAAGGACAGCGAAGTCACTCAAGAAGAATTGGACAATGGAACTTATTTTTCTTCTCCCGCGTTTGCGATCGAAGGAAGATTTAACGATACTTCTTTGGATAGTGAATCCGAAAAAATTTATAAAGACATGGGATACGTTTTGGACAGCCCGATCTATTTGATCGAAAGAGGAAGCGAACCTCTTGGATTTTTTCCGGCGTTGGGTCTTGCGATCGCCGCTTTCGTTTTTGGAATTTTTGTCGCGGCTTCCTTATTACCGGAATCCGTATTGAGAAAAATCTTTCCTTGAAAATTTCAAATCCTTCCCGGCAAAATCTGGGATTCTAAGAATTCTCCAAAGCGGAGAACTCGCTTCGGCGGTTTCTCCCCGGAAGGAAACAAAAGACAAACGGAAGTCTCCGCTTTCCAATGAAGGTTTGGAAAAATTCTTTTCAATTTTCCGGATTGGATCTGCTCTTCTACATCCCAGAAAGAGCGAAAAAGAATTCCGGATCCTCCTCTTGCAACGAATTCGGCGAGAAAGGATCCGTTGTTGGATCGGATGCCTCTGTCTCCTGATAATTCGGAAATTGTCTTTTTCAATTCGGGAATTCTTACATTGGCTTGTTCGTCCACAAAAAGGATGGAGTGTTTTTCCAAATCGGAAAGACGAGAGGGAGTTCCTACTTTTTCCAAATAATTCGGAGAAGCTACGGCGACGATCCGGTTGGCTAAAAGAACCTTACAACGTTCTCCTCGAATCGGTTTCATAATTCGAATTCCCAAATCAAAACGATCCTCGATGAGATTGAACTTTTCATTTCCAAAAATTACTTCCAATTGAATTTCAGGATGTTGATTTTTAAACTCCGCGAAAATGGAAGCGAGAACCCGAGTCGCAAAAGGGGCCGGCGCTGTGATTCTAATTTTTCCTTTGAGTTCTTTTTCGAAACTCGCTTCCTTTTCCGCAGTTCGGAGCTCCTTGAGAATGATTTCAGCCCGAAGTCGAAATCGATTCCCGGCTTCCGTAAGTCGAATGGTTCTCGTAGTCCTTTCAAAGAGGGTCACCTTGAGCGCCCTTTCCAATCTTGAAATTCTTTTACTGATCGTCGGTAGGGAAGAACCGGTCTTTCTCGCGGCCTTCACAAAATTTCCCTCCGCACAAACCGCTTCGAACAACTCGAGGTCCAAAATACTTTCGATATTCATTCTTTCCATTTTAGAAATAATCTCTTTCAAATTCAAGCCATTGTAGAAAGAATCATTTCGGGTTAGAATCTTTTCAAAAGAATCAGGAGAATTTTTTATGAAAGCAATGATCATCCGTAGTTTTGGCGGTCCCGAAGTTTTTGAAGAAGGCGAGGTGCCGAAGCCGAAAATTCTTCCGGGTCACGTTTTGATACGAGTCAGGGCGACGAGCGTAAATCCGGTGGATTACAAAATTCGCAAGTTCGGTCCTTCGATCGCTCCCGCTTTTCCGGCGGTTTTGCACGGAGACGTTTCCGGGATCGTAGAAGAGGTTGCGGATAACGTGTCTCGTTGGAAAAAAGGGGAAGAAGTTTTCGGTTGTGTGGGCGGTCTTATCGGAACCGGAGGAGCGTTGGCGGAATACATTCTCGCGGACGAAAGGTTGATCGCTACCAAACCGAAAAATCTGAGTTTTGAAGAAGCGGCGGTTCTTCCCTTGGTTTCGATCACGGCTTGGGAAGGTCTTTTTGAAAAAGGAAATCTTCAGGCTGGAAATAAAATTTTAATTACCGGAGGCGGGGGCGGCGTCGGACATATCGCAGTTCAACTCGCACGTTGGGCCGGTGCAAGAGTTCTCGCGACCGCAACCGGAGAATCCAAACAGAAACTCGTTTTAAAACTGGGAGCCGAGGCCGTGAGCGGGAGGATGGAAGTCGAGATTCAAGAAGCCGCTCTCAAACATTTCGGTTCGTCGGACTTCGATCTTGCGTTAGACACGGGAGGGGGAAGCGGTTTTGAAACCGCGATTTCAATGGTGAAAAGAAAAGGAAAGGCGATTACGATCAACGCCTCCGGAACCTTTGATCTCGGAAAGGCGCATTCTAAAAGTTTGGATTTGGCAGTGGTCTTTATGTTGATTCCTCTTTTACACAACGAGGGGAGGGAAAAACACGGTTTCATTTTAAAAGAAATTTCCAGGCTCGCGGAAGAGGGGATTCTTCGTCCGATTGTTGATCCGGAAATTTTTTCTTGGAAAAAAATCGGAGACGCGCATCGAAAATTGGAAGAGGGAAAAAGTTTTGGAAAGATCGCGGTGGTGATCGACTGAATCTACGAGGCGCGTTGTATTCTCATTTGAAATCAAGAAAGGGATCAAAAGATTTGAAAAACGATTGAAGCAAAACTGCATGTCGATTTAAACTCTTTTGTAAGAAGGTATCATTCATGCACTCGAAACTTTTGATTCTATTTTTCGTTCTCGGGGTTCTTTTTCCGATCGCAGGGACTTTTGCGAAAGGAAGTTTTTATGATTTTAAAGTAAAGGACATCAAAGGGAACGAAGTTCCTCTTTCGAAATATAAAGGTAAGGTCGTTATGGTCGTGAACGTAGCTTCGAAATGCGGCTACACATATCAGTATGACCATCTCGAAAAGGTTTATAAGAAATATAAGGACCAAGGATTTGTGGTCGTAGGTTTTCCCGCGAATAATTTTGGAAGCCAGGAACCCGGTTCGGACAAAGAAATCGAAACCTTTTGTAGAATTCAAAAAGGCGCGAGCTTTGATATGATGTCCAAGATTTCCGTCAAAGGCAAGGATCAACATCCTCTCTATCAATATCTCACTCAAAATTCTCCAAACCCGGGAGAAGTGCAGTGGAACTTTGAGAAAATTCTTATTTCCAAGGATGGAAAGATAGAAGCTCGTTATCTTTCGGCGATTGAGCCGGATAGCGCCGACGTTTCTCAAAAAATCGAATCTCTTCTAAAGTAAGCGCTTTTCTTGAAAACAAAACTCAAGGTTCTTCGTTTCGGAATTCTCGCGCAGATTTTTTTTGTCCTGAGTATTTCTTCCCTTCGATCGGAAGATATACTCAGAGCCGAAGAAATCCCTCATCCTTTTTCGATCCAGAAAGGATTGAACGATGTCTTGATTTTTCCGGAAACGATTTTCGATTCATTTAAAAATCATGATATTCTTATATTAGGGGAAGAACACGACGATACTGCCGGTCACAAGATTCGACTGGATTGGTTTAAAAAAATATCGGCTTCGAACGAGGTCGTTCTTTCTTTGGAGATGTTGGAGAGAGATCAACAAAAAACTCTGGATGAATATCTGAGCGGTCAGATCGGAGAAAAGGCGTTTTTCAATTCTCTCAAACTCTGGCCGAATCATCTCAGGGACTATCATCCATTCTTACAATACGCAAAGGAACATAGAATTCCGGTGATCGCTTCCAACGTTCCGAGAAAGTATGTGAATTTGGTTTCTTCTTCCGGACTGGAAACTCTCTTTCCAATCCGTTCCGTTTTTTTACCTCCGAAATATCTCATTCGAAAATTCTCCCAAGAAGGTTATGAGAATAAGATTAAGAATACTCTCAAAGAACATCCGGGGATGCATTCGGATGAAACCCTGCAAAAAAGGTTTATCGATGCGCAGTATCTCTGGGACGCGGGGATGGCGGACGCGATCGCTAACGCGTTTTTGACCCGTGGAAAAAAAGTCATTCATATCAACGGAAGATTTCATAGCGACGAAGGATTCGGGGTTACATATCGACTTCGGGAGCTTGGTTTTAAGGTGCTCACCGTTTCGATGTTCCCTCTCAAAGCCGAAGAATCGATTCCCTTGGAAACCGTGACAGGAAACGATTTTACCGTCGTTACGGAAAGGAAAGAAAAAGAGAATTAAGTGCTTGTCTGGATCCAGAAGATGCTCCGACAATTAAGAGGATGATGGAGACAGGGATTCAAACTCTAAGAAGTCCTCGATTTCTTTGCCCTGAATGTGGGACCGCGTCCCGATTGCCGGAAGGAGTTCCGACGGGTTCCGTTTTCCGACTGACCTGCTATCAATGCGGCCATAAGGCTTTGGTGAGAATGGAACTTTCTCCTCCGCCCTTGCCTCCTCGAGAATCTGTCGTTTCTACTCCGAAAGTCAATCCTCCGAGGACGTCCGAACTTCCCCGAAGAGAAGAGCCTCTTCGAAATGCGGGAACTCCCTCGATTTCCACTCCACAAAAAGATCCCGAACCCGCCGGTCCGGGATTCTTAGAAAGAATTTCGAGCGCCCTTGCCCAGACGCAAGCCCTGGTGAATGCAAAGTTGCGGGAACTCCAGCAAAAATTCCAGGAATCACGAAAAGGCCCGACTCCCGATCCCCTCTTTTCCGAGGAAAGGCCGCTTCTACGTCGGGAAAAGATTTCTTTCGAAGAAAAACCATTCTTCTCCGTCCGTCGAGAGATCGAAGAGAACGGCCAAGCCCGGATTAAAACCCTGGCAGAAAGACTTCGGGACCAAATGTCCTCTCACCGACTCCGACTTCCAAATTTTGTTCTTCTTTCCGCCGGAGTTGTCATTTCACTTCTTCTCGTCGGAATGATCGTTTTTTGGGTGGGCGTGATCACTCGAGAATCCGAACTGCAACAGATGATTTCTCTTTTTTACAACCACCAGCCTTCCGTGATCTACGATCGGGACGGAAAGAAGGTCTCCGAAATTTTTGCAAAAAAGACCAGTAATTTAGAATGGGACGCGTATCCCGAGAATCTCAAGAAGATCGTTCTTCTCGTCGAAGACAGAAGATTTTTTTCTCATAGCGGAATCAATTATCTTTCGATCGCGAGAGCGATCTTGGTAAACATCACTAGCTTTCGTTTCAAACAAGGAGCTTCCACGATCACACAACAGCTCGCGAGAATTCTTCTCGACGATCGGGAAAAAAGTCTGATTCGAAAAATCAAAGAAGCGCAACTCGCTTTCGCTCTCGAATATACGTATGAGAAAAAGCAAATATTCTTATATTATTTAAACAACGTATATCTCGGACACGGGGCCTTCGGTTTTTCGAGCGCCGCAGAATTTTATTTTAAGAAGAATCCGAACGAACTTACGACCGAAGAGATGATCGTTCTCGCATCTTTGGCTTCCGCACCGAATCGATATTCCCCTCTGAAAAATCCGGATCTTTCCAGACAAAGGGTCAACGCGATCATCCACTCCTTTCGAGAAGATGAAATTCTAAAAGAGAATCCAAAAACAAAGTTGGACGAACTCTATCTTTCGTTTCACATGCGTTCTCCCGGAGAAACCGTCTTTGGAAATCGAAGGGATCATTCTCCTTACGTCACGGAACACGTTCGTAAATTTCTAAATTCTCTCTATCCAGATTCCAATATCTACGAGACCGGCGGATTTTCTATTTATACTACGATAGCCGAACCCGTTCAAGCCGAACTTCAGAAAATCGTAAAGTCTTATGTGGACAACGTTCAAAAGAACGGACTTGTTCGTAAGACAAAACTCACGGACAATAAGAATTCCAGTGAAACCGCGGTTTTTCGGAAATACGTTCAGGATCTTTCTCCGGCGCTCGAACTTTTTATGGACACGGATTCTTTTTCGGGAGCCAACGAGTCCGGGCTTCAGGTCGCGTTAGTCGCCGTTGACCCTTCCACCGGAGAAATTCTTTTGATGCACGGCGGCTCCGAGTTCAAGGCGGATAACCAGTTGGACAGAACCACGGGGATGAAACGTCAGACAGGATCTTCTATCAAGCCGATTCTTTATTCCGCTGCGATTGAAAACGAACTTGTCAACGCGTCCTCTCGAATTTTGGACGCGCCTCTTATCTATAGAAATCAAACCGGAAACTGGATGCCGGAGAATATCGGAAATCAATACGACGGAGATATCAGCGTTAGACAGGCTTTAGCCAAATCCAAAAATACGGCCGCGGTTCAGATCGCGGAGAAACTCGGGATTTCGAGAATACAAGAATTCTTCCAGAAATTTTTCTTTCCGGATTCTAAAATGCTTCAGTCCAGATTCAGAGGGGATCTTTCTCTCGCGTTAGGTTCTTTGGAAATTTCGCCTCTCGAAATGGCGTCCGCTTATTCCGCGTTTGCAAACGACGGTTCGATCAAACGTCCTTATCTGATCCAAAAAATAACGGATCGTTCCGGTAAGATTATTTTCGAAAGAAAGGCGACTGACGAGTTCGGTTTAAAAGTTCCCGAAGAAAGAAAGGTTTTGTCCTCTCAAGTTGCGGAGATCATGATCGATCTTCTGCACGGAAGCGCCAACTCGGCGGGTGTAAGAAACACGGGATACAAAGGAGAGGTTGCGGGAAAAACGGGAACTACAAACGACAACCGAGACAACTGGTTCGTCGGAGTCAAACCAGGACTTTCGATGGCGATTTGGCTCGGATACGATGATCCCAGTTTCGGGCTCGGTTCTTCTGCGTTAGGCGGAACGGTGGCGGCTCCACTTTGGGGTGCGGTTGCGAAAGTTTTCGAATCGGCGGAAGACTCAGAAGAATTAAAACGAAGATATCCAGTAACAGAACACGCGATCACGGCCACGGTCTGCGAAGAATCCGGAAAACTTCCGGGGCCGTCCTGCAAACACGCCAAAAAAGAATTATTTAAGAATGGAACCGTACCTTCCGAAATTTGCCCACTCAATCACGGAAGCGACGCTAAACGGGAAGTTCTCAGAAATGTATTCTAAACGTTTTGTCTATATTCTCTTTTTCTTAAGTTTTGTTTTGAGTTTAGAATCGGTCTCTTACGAAGACGCATACGCGATGGAAAAAGAAGACCCTCTTTTTTCGATTCCTCTTTATGAGGAATTACTTAGAACTTCCCAGAAATCGGATATTCGTAAGACCGCTTCCTCCAGACTCTTCTTTCTATATGAGAAATATCGCAAATACATTCCGGCGATCTTGATCATGAGTCGTTCCGGGAAGATCACTGATAAAAAGGGAAAGTATCCTTCCATCGTCACGGAACTCGCGAACGGTTTAAACGTGAGTCCTTCCGCGCTCGTTTCGGTGATTTCAGGGTGTAGTCGGCCGATTCCCGATCCCGATTCTTTTTTGCAAGAGCTGGCTCCCAAAGAAAATTTTCCCGAAACCGTAGCGGAAGAATCTCTCGAAACACAGACGACTCCGGTTACTCCCGAACTTCCTTTTTTATTCAAGGTCCTTTCAAAAAAGGAAAACGTTCCTCTCTATAAGGCTTGTTATGCGGTGAAAATTAAAACGGGAGATTACGACGGCTGGGAAAAAATTCACGCCTTCGGAGAGATGAGAAATCTTTTAAGTCCTGAAACTTCTCTCGCTCTGAGAATCAGTTATACTCTTCATTCCGATCGCGGAAGCGCTTACAAAAGAATCTACGCAGGCGGTAAGTTAAAATCGTTAAGCGAAGACGGTAAATCGGATCTTTTGTATCTCTACGGAAAGTTTTTGCGAAATATAGGAAAGTTGGATTCTTCCGCGCGTTATTTTTGGATGAGCGCTTCCTATGGAAACAAGGATCGAGGAAAGATCGAAACCGCTAAAACACTTCTCGCTTCCGGAAGAAAACAAGAGGCGTGTGCTCAAGTCGCAAAAGGATTTTCTGCGGGAGACGAATCCGAGGAACTCTTAAATAGAATCTGTTTTAAAAACTTCGACGACGGTCATCCGGGACAAGAACTTCTGAAGGCCATTCGAATTTTGAATTCGGATGCCCCCGATCCGGTTTACGGTTATCTTCTCGGAAAAGGTATTTCGCAAAAGACGGACGATGCAGAGCCGGAAGAATCTTCCGAAAATTCTTCGCGTTATGCGGAACTTCTGGACGATAAACTTTTTAGCGGCGATAAAAATCCGACTCCGTTCTGGGATTATAGAAAAGCAGAAACAACTTTCTTTTTGTCCGCAACTCCCGCGTTTCTCTGCAAGCAGGGACGTTCTTCCTTATTTAAGAAAAACCTTATACAGCCTCAGAACTGTGTTCCTTTTCAAGGAGCTTCCTCGGAGGCAATTTTAGGGAGTGCTCTTTTTACAACGGACCAGGACGAATGGAGTCTCGTATTCGCAAATTCCGCATACAACACAATTCCCGGACGTCTTGGTTTTCGCAGTGAGGCTTTGGAAGAATCTCTTCAAGTTACAAACATCGTCTATCGTAAGGCCCTGAATCGTTTTTTTGCGGAAGGATATTCCAATGACGGAAAGTATCGTTTTTATTCCATCGATTGGAAAAATGCTCAGGTAAATATTTCTGAGGGCAATTGAAGATTGATGTTTATTGTTAGTTTTTGTTTTTTCTACTGATTGCTCAAGCTTTCTTGATTGATGCTGTCTCAAAGATTCAAGACAATTGTTGAACTTTTGTATCGCACTCGCGCTTCTTGATATATTCTAAATATTGAATATAGTTCTATAAAATGAACCGCTCTATTGCTTGAAGATGTATTTGGAGTTAGAAATCAGATCGGATCAATGATTTCCAGAGGAAGGAAGTGTTTTCGCACGACGCAGACCGAACTCAGTATATTGCCTTTCTATCGATCCCAAAAGAATTTGCTCTACTCAAATGAACTCAGCAGAATCTCCCCTAAGGGAAGATTCTATCTTCCGGATTCGTCTCTAAATATTAGATTTTTGTGAAATAGGTGAGAAACAATGGTGGGAGAACTCAGCGCAACGCTCTCTATGGATCGCGTTGCAGGGAAGGATTCGCCGTTACGCAGTCTCGCATCGTGCTCGACTTGGCTCCACGGCGTCTTTTTCGCGCACTCATCCATCCATGGATTCGTGTCGTGTTTTTTCGCTTCTTACGGAAGCTCAAAACACTCTCGCTCAAAAGCTTCGAATTGGACTCAGCAGAATCTCCCCTAAGGGAAGATTCTATCTTCCGGATTCGTCTCTAAATATTAGATTTTTGTGAAATAGGTGAGAAACAATGGTGGGCAGGGAAGGATTCGAACCTTCGAAGACATAGTCAGCAGATTTACAGTCTGCCCTCGTTGGCCACTTGAGTACCTACCCGAAGAGAAATTAGCTGCCTATAGGAATCGAACCCACAACCGTCTGATTACAAATCAGATGCTCTACCAATTGAGCTAAGGCAGCAATTTTACTATGAAAGCCAGTATTTCGGGTTGTTTTCCTTGGTCAAATAAAAAATCCAAGATGGGTCTTCTCTCGAAAACTGATTTTGGAACGACCGGAGGCGGGTCGTAATTTAGATTATTTCGTGCTTTCTCTGGAGATGGATCGGAAAAAGTGTTTCGAAAGTCCGAACTCTACCGAAAATGGAATGAGATGATTTTAACCCTTATCAATGTTGGAATGGCGATTTCCCTCCTTAGTTTTTACGTGGGTTATTACTTTCGTTTTAGAAAGAATCTCCTCCATCGCATTTTTAATCTGATTGGAACCGCTCTGAATTTAATCACCGCTCTTGGACTTTTGTATGTGAAGTATCTGGGTGGAGGTTTGGAGAATGCGGGAATCGTTCCCACAGCGGATCGCTGGATCATCGATACACATCGGGCTTTTGCAGCTTTGACCTTGGTTTTGATGCTTCTTATGGCCTGGTCCGGTATAATGCGAAAAAAAGAATTTCACAGAAAACTACACTATATTTTCCTTCCTCTATACACCGTGATTTTCCTTTCCGGCCTGGTTTTGTTTCGCTCCACGAACTGACCTTCTTTCGGCACCTCTTCCAGAGGTTGGAAATCTTTATCGCAATCACATAGGAAAAATATGAACGAAATCAATGAACTCAAGAATTTCGCAAACGAACTCAGAAAGAGCGTGATCCGTATGGTGACCGCCGCAAATTCCGGTCACCCGGGCGGACCTTTGGGTCTTGCCGATATCTATGCCGTTCTATATAAGAAAATTCTAAATCACAAACCGACCAATCCGGAATGGGAAGAAAGAGACAGATTGATTCTTTCCAACGGTCACGTTTGTGCGATTCGTTACGCTGCGATGGCTCATTCCGGCTACTTCCCTGTGGACGAACTTCTTACTTTTCGCAAGTTGAACAGCAAACTCCAAGGACATCCTTCCACACGTTATATGAAAGGGATCGAAAGTTCTTCCGGTTCTCTCGGACAAGGCCTTTCGGTTTCCGTTGGTCTTGCGCTTGGGGCAAGATTGAAAAAACAAAATCATAAGATCTACACTTGTATTTCCGACGGGGAATGTGGAGAGGGAATGACTTGGGAAGCGGCTCAGTCCGGTGCGCACTATAAATTAGACAACTTGATTGCTTTTATGGATAAGAACGGAATTCAGATCGACGGATTTACAAAAGACGTCATGAATCTCGAACCTCTCAGCGAGAAATTTCTTGCCTTCGGTTGGAACGTTTTAGAAGCGGATGGTCACAACATCGAGCAAATCATAGAAGCTTTTGAAAAAGCAAAACTTCACAAAGG
This is a stretch of genomic DNA from Leptospira tipperaryensis. It encodes these proteins:
- a CDS encoding LysR family transcriptional regulator; this encodes MERMNIESILDLELFEAVCAEGNFVKAARKTGSSLPTISKRISRLERALKVTLFERTTRTIRLTEAGNRFRLRAEIILKELRTAEKEASFEKELKGKIRITAPAPFATRVLASIFAEFKNQHPEIQLEVIFGNEKFNLIEDRFDLGIRIMKPIRGERCKVLLANRIVAVASPNYLEKVGTPSRLSDLEKHSILFVDEQANVRIPELKKTISELSGDRGIRSNNGSFLAEFVARGGSGILFRSFWDVEEQIQSGKLKRIFPNLHWKAETSVCLLFPSGEKPPKRVLRFGEFLESQILPGRI
- a CDS encoding zinc-dependent alcohol dehydrogenase family protein codes for the protein MKAMIIRSFGGPEVFEEGEVPKPKILPGHVLIRVRATSVNPVDYKIRKFGPSIAPAFPAVLHGDVSGIVEEVADNVSRWKKGEEVFGCVGGLIGTGGALAEYILADERLIATKPKNLSFEEAAVLPLVSITAWEGLFEKGNLQAGNKILITGGGGGVGHIAVQLARWAGARVLATATGESKQKLVLKLGAEAVSGRMEVEIQEAALKHFGSSDFDLALDTGGGSGFETAISMVKRKGKAITINASGTFDLGKAHSKSLDLAVVFMLIPLLHNEGREKHGFILKEISRLAEEGILRPIVDPEIFSWKKIGDAHRKLEEGKSFGKIAVVID
- a CDS encoding glutathione peroxidase, with the protein product MHSKLLILFFVLGVLFPIAGTFAKGSFYDFKVKDIKGNEVPLSKYKGKVVMVVNVASKCGYTYQYDHLEKVYKKYKDQGFVVVGFPANNFGSQEPGSDKEIETFCRIQKGASFDMMSKISVKGKDQHPLYQYLTQNSPNPGEVQWNFEKILISKDGKIEARYLSAIEPDSADVSQKIESLLK
- a CDS encoding ChaN family lipoprotein, with protein sequence MSISSLRSEDILRAEEIPHPFSIQKGLNDVLIFPETIFDSFKNHDILILGEEHDDTAGHKIRLDWFKKISASNEVVLSLEMLERDQQKTLDEYLSGQIGEKAFFNSLKLWPNHLRDYHPFLQYAKEHRIPVIASNVPRKYVNLVSSSGLETLFPIRSVFLPPKYLIRKFSQEGYENKIKNTLKEHPGMHSDETLQKRFIDAQYLWDAGMADAIANAFLTRGKKVIHINGRFHSDEGFGVTYRLRELGFKVLTVSMFPLKAEESIPLETVTGNDFTVVTERKEKEN
- a CDS encoding transglycosylase domain-containing protein: METGIQTLRSPRFLCPECGTASRLPEGVPTGSVFRLTCYQCGHKALVRMELSPPPLPPRESVVSTPKVNPPRTSELPRREEPLRNAGTPSISTPQKDPEPAGPGFLERISSALAQTQALVNAKLRELQQKFQESRKGPTPDPLFSEERPLLRREKISFEEKPFFSVRREIEENGQARIKTLAERLRDQMSSHRLRLPNFVLLSAGVVISLLLVGMIVFWVGVITRESELQQMISLFYNHQPSVIYDRDGKKVSEIFAKKTSNLEWDAYPENLKKIVLLVEDRRFFSHSGINYLSIARAILVNITSFRFKQGASTITQQLARILLDDREKSLIRKIKEAQLAFALEYTYEKKQIFLYYLNNVYLGHGAFGFSSAAEFYFKKNPNELTTEEMIVLASLASAPNRYSPLKNPDLSRQRVNAIIHSFREDEILKENPKTKLDELYLSFHMRSPGETVFGNRRDHSPYVTEHVRKFLNSLYPDSNIYETGGFSIYTTIAEPVQAELQKIVKSYVDNVQKNGLVRKTKLTDNKNSSETAVFRKYVQDLSPALELFMDTDSFSGANESGLQVALVAVDPSTGEILLMHGGSEFKADNQLDRTTGMKRQTGSSIKPILYSAAIENELVNASSRILDAPLIYRNQTGNWMPENIGNQYDGDISVRQALAKSKNTAAVQIAEKLGISRIQEFFQKFFFPDSKMLQSRFRGDLSLALGSLEISPLEMASAYSAFANDGSIKRPYLIQKITDRSGKIIFERKATDEFGLKVPEERKVLSSQVAEIMIDLLHGSANSAGVRNTGYKGEVAGKTGTTNDNRDNWFVGVKPGLSMAIWLGYDDPSFGLGSSALGGTVAAPLWGAVAKVFESAEDSEELKRRYPVTEHAITATVCEESGKLPGPSCKHAKKELFKNGTVPSEICPLNHGSDAKREVLRNVF
- a CDS encoding transketolase encodes the protein MNEINELKNFANELRKSVIRMVTAANSGHPGGPLGLADIYAVLYKKILNHKPTNPEWEERDRLILSNGHVCAIRYAAMAHSGYFPVDELLTFRKLNSKLQGHPSTRYMKGIESSSGSLGQGLSVSVGLALGARLKKQNHKIYTCISDGECGEGMTWEAAQSGAHYKLDNLIAFMDKNGIQIDGFTKDVMNLEPLSEKFLAFGWNVLEADGHNIEQIIEAFEKAKLHKGSPTIILFNTVLGKGVSFMENNPGWHGTPPKPEEEKKALEELSALSV